The Desmonostoc muscorum LEGE 12446 genome includes a region encoding these proteins:
- a CDS encoding ribulose bisphosphate carboxylase small subunit, whose product MQTLPKERRYETLSYLPPLSDAQIAKQIQYILNQGYIPAVEFNETSEPTELYWTLWKLPLFGAKSTQEVLNEVQSCRSQYSSHYIRVVGFDNIKQCQILSFIVHKPSRY is encoded by the coding sequence ATGCAAACTCTACCAAAAGAGCGTCGTTACGAAACCCTTTCTTATCTGCCTCCCCTGTCTGATGCTCAAATTGCCAAGCAGATCCAGTACATTTTGAATCAAGGTTACATTCCAGCGGTTGAATTCAACGAAACTTCTGAGCCAACAGAATTATACTGGACACTGTGGAAGCTACCTTTGTTCGGCGCTAAATCTACCCAAGAAGTGTTGAACGAAGTTCAATCTTGCCGTTCTCAATATTCCAGCCACTACATCCGCGTTGTGGGTTTTGACAACATCAAGCAGTGCCAAATTCTCAGCTTTATCGTTCACAAACCCAGCAGATACTAA
- a CDS encoding GDSL-type esterase/lipase family protein: MNSLQLREVRICFVGDSFVNGTGDPECLGWTGRVCANANKKGYDITYYNLGIRRDTSRDIAKRWLQEVSLRLPKEYDGRVVFSFGLNDTTIENGKTRVDLADSLKNAQEILRKAQQLYPVLMIGLAPYAEQEDLERRQRNTDLTQHLALICQDLNVPYLDVFPILEKSNIWIDEARANDGAHPRAGGYAEFAKIVEKWDAWLNWFPLI; encoded by the coding sequence ATGAATTCATTACAGCTACGTGAAGTCAGAATTTGTTTTGTTGGTGACTCTTTTGTTAACGGTACTGGTGACCCTGAATGTCTGGGTTGGACGGGGAGAGTATGTGCTAACGCTAATAAAAAGGGTTATGACATCACTTACTATAATTTAGGAATTAGGCGTGATACGAGTAGGGATATAGCAAAGCGTTGGTTACAAGAAGTATCGCTGCGTTTGCCAAAAGAATATGATGGCAGAGTTGTGTTTTCTTTTGGATTAAATGACACAACAATAGAAAATGGTAAAACTCGTGTAGATTTAGCAGATTCACTCAAAAATGCCCAAGAAATTTTAAGGAAAGCGCAACAGTTATATCCTGTTTTAATGATTGGGCTAGCACCATACGCAGAACAAGAAGACCTTGAAAGAAGGCAAAGGAACACTGATTTAACTCAACATTTAGCTTTAATTTGCCAAGATTTAAATGTGCCTTATTTAGATGTGTTTCCAATTCTAGAAAAATCAAATATTTGGATAGATGAGGCAAGAGCTAATGATGGCGCTCATCCTAGAGCAGGAGGTTATGCAGAATTCGCCAAAATTGTGGAAAAGTGGGATGCTTGGTTAAATTGGTTTCCTCTAATTTAA
- a CDS encoding form I ribulose bisphosphate carboxylase large subunit, which translates to MSYAQTKTQSKSGYQAGVKDYRLTYYTPDYTPKDTDLLAAFRVTPQPGVPPEEAGAAVAAESSTGTWTTVWTDLLTDLDRYKGRCYDIEPVPGEDNQFICYVAYPLDLFEEGSVTNVLTSIVGNVFGFKALRALRLEDIRFPVAYIKTFQGPPHGIQVERDKLNKYGRPLLGCTIKPKLGLSAKNYGRAVYECLRGGLDFTKDDENINSAPFQRWRDRFLFVSEAIAKAQAETGEIKGHYLNVTAPTCEQMLQRAEYAKELKQPIIMHDYLTAGFTANTTLARWCRDNGILLHIHRAMHAVIDRQKNHGIHFRVLAKALRLSGGDHIHTGTVVGKLEGERGITMGFVDLLRENYVEQDKSRGIYFTQDWASLPGVMAVASGGIHIWHMPALVEIFGDDSVLQFGGGTLGHPWGNAPGATANRVALEAVVQARNEGRNLAREGNDIIREAAKWSPELAVACELWKEIKFEFEAMDTV; encoded by the coding sequence ATGTCTTACGCTCAAACGAAGACTCAGAGCAAATCTGGGTATCAAGCCGGGGTTAAGGATTACAGACTAACTTATTACACCCCCGATTACACACCTAAAGATACAGATCTTCTAGCAGCATTCCGTGTTACGCCTCAGCCCGGAGTTCCTCCCGAAGAAGCAGGTGCGGCTGTAGCGGCTGAGTCTTCCACTGGTACCTGGACAACCGTGTGGACGGACTTGCTCACCGACCTCGATCGCTACAAAGGTCGTTGCTATGACATCGAACCAGTTCCCGGCGAAGACAACCAGTTTATTTGCTATGTTGCCTATCCCTTGGATCTGTTTGAAGAAGGTTCTGTAACCAACGTATTGACCTCCATTGTAGGTAACGTATTTGGTTTTAAAGCCTTGCGGGCACTGCGTTTGGAAGACATCCGCTTTCCAGTAGCTTACATCAAGACCTTCCAAGGACCTCCTCACGGTATCCAAGTTGAGCGTGACAAATTAAACAAATACGGTCGTCCTTTGTTGGGTTGTACCATCAAACCCAAATTGGGTCTTTCCGCTAAGAACTACGGACGCGCTGTATACGAGTGCTTACGCGGTGGTTTGGACTTCACCAAAGACGACGAAAACATCAACTCAGCACCATTCCAAAGATGGCGCGATCGCTTCTTGTTCGTATCTGAAGCTATTGCCAAAGCTCAAGCAGAAACCGGTGAAATCAAAGGTCACTACCTCAACGTCACCGCCCCCACTTGTGAACAAATGTTGCAACGGGCTGAGTACGCTAAAGAACTCAAACAGCCCATCATCATGCACGACTACCTGACAGCAGGTTTCACCGCTAACACCACATTGGCTCGTTGGTGTCGTGATAACGGTATCCTGTTGCACATCCACCGCGCTATGCACGCTGTTATCGACCGTCAAAAGAACCACGGTATTCACTTCCGTGTATTAGCCAAAGCCCTACGTTTGTCTGGTGGTGACCACATCCACACCGGCACCGTAGTTGGTAAGTTGGAAGGTGAGCGCGGTATCACAATGGGCTTCGTTGACCTATTGCGTGAAAACTACGTAGAACAAGACAAGTCTCGTGGTATTTACTTTACGCAAGACTGGGCTTCTCTACCTGGTGTTATGGCAGTTGCTTCTGGTGGTATCCACATTTGGCACATGCCTGCACTCGTAGAAATTTTTGGTGATGACTCCGTACTGCAATTCGGTGGTGGTACTCTCGGTCACCCCTGGGGTAACGCTCCTGGCGCTACCGCTAACCGTGTTGCTTTAGAAGCAGTTGTGCAAGCTCGTAACGAAGGTCGCAACTTGGCTCGTGAAGGTAACGACATTATCCGCGAAGCCGCTAAGTGGTCTCCTGAATTAGCCGTTGCTTGCGAACTCTGGAAAGAAATCAAGTTTGAGTTTGAAGCTATGGATACCGTCTGA
- the rcbX gene encoding RuBisCO chaperone RbcX, whose translation MNLKQIAKDTAKTLQSYLTYQALRTVLAQLGETNPPLALWLHNFSADKVQDGETYIKQLFREKPDLALRIMTVREHIAEEVTDFLPEMVRTGIQQANMEQRRQHLERITQIDTSNPSLQPEQQTSSDPSNEQ comes from the coding sequence ATGAATCTCAAGCAAATTGCGAAGGACACAGCCAAGACTCTCCAAAGTTACCTGACATATCAGGCGCTAAGGACAGTACTGGCACAGCTGGGCGAAACTAATCCTCCGTTAGCACTTTGGCTGCATAACTTTTCTGCCGATAAAGTTCAAGATGGAGAAACTTACATCAAACAACTGTTCCGAGAAAAGCCAGATTTGGCATTGCGGATTATGACTGTTAGAGAACATATTGCCGAAGAAGTCACCGATTTCTTACCGGAAATGGTTCGTACTGGCATTCAGCAAGCCAACATGGAACAGCGTCGCCAGCATCTAGAACGCATCACACAAATAGATACATCAAACCCCAGTCTGCAACCGGAACAGCAAACAAGTTCAGACCCAAGTAATGAACAGTGA
- the panB gene encoding 3-methyl-2-oxobutanoate hydroxymethyltransferase, which yields MAITTQQLIQWKQQGRSIVALTAWDYAIAQLLDAAGVDLILVGDSMAVVLGHETTLPITLDEMIYHAKAVRRGVRRAFLLVDLPFLTYQESIQQAIHSAGRVLKETGAQGVKLEGGYPEMVETVARLVKAGIPVMGHVGLTPQSVHQLGLRQQGKSEEASERILNEAIALEQAGAFAMLLEHIPADLAMHITQKLTIPTIGIGAGPHCDGQVLVTSDVLGLAEKNPPFAKVYTNLRETITKAVQDYALEVRERKFP from the coding sequence ATGGCAATCACTACCCAGCAATTAATTCAATGGAAACAACAGGGACGTTCAATTGTGGCGTTGACCGCCTGGGATTATGCGATCGCTCAACTCCTCGACGCAGCTGGTGTAGACTTAATCCTCGTAGGTGACTCTATGGCAGTAGTTCTAGGCCATGAAACAACTCTGCCGATAACTTTAGATGAAATGATTTACCACGCCAAAGCTGTGCGTCGAGGAGTTAGACGCGCTTTTTTACTGGTTGATTTACCGTTTTTGACCTACCAGGAAAGCATCCAACAAGCGATACATTCAGCTGGTAGAGTTTTGAAAGAGACTGGAGCGCAAGGCGTCAAGTTAGAGGGTGGTTATCCAGAAATGGTAGAGACAGTTGCCCGTTTGGTGAAAGCCGGAATTCCAGTTATGGGTCATGTTGGTTTGACACCCCAATCAGTACATCAACTCGGTTTGCGACAACAGGGTAAATCCGAAGAAGCGAGTGAGAGAATTTTAAATGAAGCGATCGCTCTCGAACAAGCTGGTGCTTTTGCCATGTTGTTAGAGCATATACCCGCAGATTTGGCAATGCACATTACACAAAAACTTACCATTCCCACAATTGGTATTGGTGCAGGACCTCACTGTGACGGCCAAGTTTTAGTTACCTCAGATGTACTCGGTCTTGCAGAGAAGAATCCACCATTTGCCAAGGTTTACACAAATTTGCGGGAGACCATTACTAAAGCCGTGCAAGATTATGCCTTAGAAGTGCGAGAACGGAAGTTTCCCTAA
- a CDS encoding ligand-binding sensor domain-containing protein codes for MGSVFKGNAIVVLFCKRTSLLITSVLLGLITLPSMGWAQKTPDINSSDLAPAYPSSPPPPRVDPLPDARGVQENSPETDYRVGNLLADVTGNLWVGSWRGLSRIDPKTGKIVSRVSLPNVAIGALAQDKVGRLWVGSYGGLMRVDPRTSEITAQNLFLPSRRVLSLLVDKRGYLWAGTDSGLALISPDQGLIMTTLKNLPGVSANTLTLDAEGQLWVGTLDGVVRVNTASAGIMKRIADLPGTTVQALAISPEGLIWAGMPNNLLVINPKTGAVLRSVTRLRGRNVTAVRFAKDGSVWVGTNNGLLRLNPNTGAVLDAEVAGLPSSRILALAPDIGDKLWIGTSEGLAWLMPKMSSAKPHIAFSRAVK; via the coding sequence ATGGGTAGTGTCTTCAAAGGAAATGCGATCGTGGTATTGTTTTGCAAGCGTACTAGTTTATTGATTACTTCTGTCTTGCTGGGGTTAATAACTCTACCCAGTATGGGATGGGCACAAAAAACGCCTGACATTAATTCATCTGATTTAGCTCCTGCTTACCCATCTTCACCACCGCCTCCGCGAGTAGATCCTTTACCCGATGCACGGGGAGTGCAAGAAAATTCGCCAGAAACCGATTATCGTGTGGGCAACTTACTGGCAGATGTTACGGGTAATCTTTGGGTAGGTTCTTGGCGGGGACTATCGCGGATTGACCCGAAAACTGGCAAGATTGTTTCTCGTGTGAGCTTACCGAATGTTGCCATTGGTGCTTTAGCCCAAGACAAAGTAGGACGCTTGTGGGTGGGAAGTTATGGCGGACTGATGCGAGTAGATCCCCGCACGAGCGAAATTACCGCGCAGAATTTATTTTTGCCTTCTAGACGGGTGTTGTCACTGTTAGTTGACAAACGGGGCTATTTGTGGGCTGGAACTGACAGTGGTTTAGCCCTAATTAGTCCCGACCAAGGTTTGATTATGACAACATTAAAAAATCTGCCTGGTGTCAGTGCTAATACCTTGACTTTGGATGCTGAAGGTCAACTGTGGGTTGGCACTCTTGATGGAGTAGTACGGGTTAATACTGCCAGTGCTGGGATTATGAAGCGAATCGCAGATTTACCGGGAACCACCGTCCAAGCCTTAGCTATCAGTCCAGAAGGCTTGATTTGGGCAGGAATGCCGAATAATTTGCTAGTTATTAACCCAAAAACTGGGGCAGTGTTGCGGTCTGTAACGCGGTTGCGTGGGCGTAACGTCACAGCAGTACGTTTTGCTAAAGATGGTAGTGTCTGGGTCGGTACTAACAATGGTTTGTTACGATTAAATCCAAATACCGGAGCTGTGTTAGACGCTGAAGTTGCTGGACTTCCTTCTAGTCGGATTCTTGCCCTTGCACCTGACATCGGCGATAAATTGTGGATCGGTACTAGTGAAGGTCTAGCTTGGTTAATGCCCAAAATGAGCAGTGCAAAACCCCATATTGCTTTCAGTCGCGCCGTGAAGTAG